In the genome of Rhodoferax sp. BAB1, one region contains:
- a CDS encoding CZB domain-containing protein — protein sequence MLLDKPPRPGKMVSITNSFGSRRTMGMKIEIEQALHAHSAWRKHFKDFLSGKASFDVASVGDSHRCQFGDWLDHEGYRLMPEKRRTEVQQAHDEFHRVAAGIVEKIQQKKFAEAKEDLANEGPLNRASARLAEVLVKAKLHEPGAVPPATSPEKDAAPE from the coding sequence ATGCTGCTTGACAAGCCGCCCCGGCCGGGGAAGATGGTGTCCATCACGAACAGCTTTGGAAGTCGCCGCACCATGGGAATGAAGATAGAAATCGAACAGGCCCTGCACGCGCATTCGGCGTGGCGCAAGCACTTCAAGGATTTCCTGAGCGGCAAGGCCTCTTTTGACGTGGCCTCCGTGGGTGACAGCCACCGCTGCCAGTTCGGCGACTGGCTGGACCATGAAGGCTACCGCCTCATGCCCGAGAAGCGCCGCACCGAGGTTCAGCAGGCGCATGACGAGTTTCACCGGGTCGCGGCCGGCATCGTTGAGAAGATCCAGCAGAAAAAGTTTGCCGAAGCCAAGGAAGACCTCGCCAACGAGGGGCCCCTCAACCGGGCCAGCGCACGGCTGGCGGAAGTGCTCGTCAAGGCCAAGCTGCACGAGCCGGGTGCTGTTCCCCCCGCGACTTCGCCGGAAAAAGACGCAGCGCCCGAGTAA
- a CDS encoding NADH-quinone oxidoreductase subunit NuoF, with amino-acid sequence MSKIKIYVPRDSEALALGADEVAAVIALQARQRGIPIELVRNSSRGMFWLEPLVEVATKKGRVAYGPVQPEDVAGLFDVGFHNGGAHKLGLGLTDEIDYLKKQERLTFARMGITDPVSLDDYQAHEGYAGLCKALTLKPTEVVQQVLDSGLRGRGGAAFPAGIKWKTVAAAQAEQKYVVCNADEGDSGTFSDRMTMEGDPYMLIEGMTIAAMATGATRGYIYVRSEYPHAIAALNEAIARATEAGFLGNKDGKGVLGSGQAFHLEVRKGAGSYVCGEETAMLESIEGKRGVVRAKPPIPALKGLFGQPTVINNVITFASVPIILARGAAFYANYGLGRSRGTLPIQIAGNVKHGGLVEKAFGVTLRELMVDYGGGTASGRPIKAVQVGGPLGAYVPEAHWDLPMDYEGWTAVGATVGHGGIVIHDDTADLSRLARYAMEFCAIESCGKCTPCRIGSTRGVETIDRITQGDAQNRPQQVKLLRDLCDTMVNGSLCAMGGMTPFPVLSALNHYPEDFGLSKPDRKAA; translated from the coding sequence ATGAGCAAGATCAAGATTTACGTGCCGCGCGATTCGGAGGCCCTGGCCCTGGGGGCCGACGAGGTGGCCGCCGTGATCGCCCTGCAGGCGCGCCAGCGCGGCATCCCCATCGAACTCGTGCGCAACAGTTCGCGCGGGATGTTCTGGCTGGAGCCGCTGGTGGAAGTGGCCACCAAGAAGGGCCGCGTGGCCTATGGCCCGGTGCAGCCTGAAGACGTGGCCGGCCTGTTTGACGTGGGTTTCCACAACGGCGGCGCGCACAAGCTGGGCCTGGGCCTGACGGACGAGATTGACTACCTGAAGAAACAGGAGCGCCTGACCTTCGCCCGCATGGGCATCACGGACCCGGTCTCGCTGGACGACTACCAGGCGCACGAGGGCTACGCCGGCCTGTGCAAGGCGCTGACGCTGAAACCCACCGAGGTGGTGCAGCAGGTGCTGGACTCGGGCCTGCGCGGCCGTGGTGGCGCGGCTTTCCCGGCCGGCATCAAGTGGAAGACGGTGGCCGCGGCCCAGGCCGAGCAGAAGTACGTGGTCTGCAATGCCGACGAGGGCGACTCGGGCACCTTCTCTGACCGCATGACCATGGAGGGCGACCCCTACATGCTCATCGAGGGCATGACGATAGCTGCCATGGCCACGGGCGCCACGCGTGGTTATATCTATGTGCGCAGCGAGTACCCGCACGCGATTGCCGCTCTGAACGAGGCCATCGCCCGCGCCACGGAGGCCGGCTTCCTGGGCAATAAAGACGGTAAGGGCGTGCTGGGCTCGGGCCAGGCCTTCCACCTGGAAGTGCGCAAGGGCGCGGGTTCCTACGTGTGCGGCGAAGAAACCGCCATGCTGGAGAGCATCGAGGGCAAGCGCGGCGTGGTGCGCGCCAAGCCGCCGATCCCCGCGCTCAAGGGTCTGTTCGGCCAGCCGACCGTCATCAACAACGTGATCACCTTTGCCTCGGTGCCCATCATCCTGGCGCGCGGCGCGGCTTTCTACGCCAACTACGGTTTGGGCCGCTCCAGGGGCACGCTGCCCATCCAGATCGCGGGCAACGTCAAGCACGGCGGCCTGGTGGAAAAGGCCTTTGGTGTGACGCTGCGCGAGCTGATGGTCGACTACGGCGGCGGTACGGCCAGCGGCCGGCCCATCAAGGCGGTGCAGGTGGGCGGCCCGCTGGGCGCCTATGTGCCCGAAGCGCACTGGGACCTGCCCATGGACTACGAGGGCTGGACGGCCGTGGGCGCCACGGTGGGCCACGGCGGCATCGTGATCCACGACGACACGGCCGACCTGTCCAGGCTGGCGCGTTACGCCATGGAGTTCTGCGCCATCGAATCCTGCGGCAAGTGCACACCCTGCCGCATCGGCTCCACCCGCGGGGTGGAGACCATCGACCGCATCACCCAGGGCGATGCGCAGAACCGCCCGCAGCAGGTCAAGCTGCTGCGCGACCTCTGCGACACCATGGTCAACGGCTCGCTCTGCGCCATGGGCGGCATGACGCCGTTCCCCGTGCTGTCCGCGCTCAACCATTACCCCGAAGACTTCGGTCTGTCCAAGCCGGACCGCAAGGCCGCCTGA
- a CDS encoding GreA/GreB family elongation factor: MVSHPGAERQLTELDFARLSTLYGRPLPEELGTAHLVPSREIAPDIVTMYSQVELAYIDSGHRQKLTLCYPRDAEPALGFVSVLSPIGAALLGLRLGDMARWRLPQGEERCAEVAAILFQPEASGDYTS, translated from the coding sequence ATGGTTTCCCACCCCGGCGCTGAGCGCCAGCTGACCGAACTCGACTTTGCCCGCCTGTCCACCCTCTATGGCCGGCCCCTGCCCGAGGAACTGGGCACAGCCCACCTGGTGCCCTCGCGCGAGATCGCGCCAGACATCGTCACCATGTATTCCCAGGTGGAACTGGCCTACATCGATTCCGGCCACCGGCAGAAGCTCACGCTCTGCTACCCGCGCGACGCCGAGCCCGCGCTGGGTTTTGTCTCGGTGCTCTCGCCCATAGGCGCGGCCCTGCTGGGCCTGCGCCTGGGCGACATGGCCCGCTGGCGTCTGCCGCAGGGGGAGGAGCGCTGCGCCGAGGTGGCGGCCATCCTCTTCCAGCCCGAAGCCTCGGGCGACTACACCAGCTGA
- a CDS encoding NAD(P)H-dependent oxidoreductase subunit E: MTSNNQVQSTIRRVLDDKRGMPGALLPILHDIQDELGHVPPEAVADIAEALNLSRAEVHGVISYYHHFRTEAPKGAVVQVCRAEACQSCGSEALWEHASKQAKGQNVTLESVYCLGLCATAPSMSINDKPYARVSHARFDHLLAQLKEAA; this comes from the coding sequence ATGACAAGCAACAACCAGGTCCAGAGCACCATACGCCGGGTGCTGGACGACAAGAGGGGCATGCCGGGGGCGCTGCTCCCCATCCTGCACGACATCCAGGACGAACTGGGCCATGTGCCGCCCGAGGCCGTGGCCGACATCGCCGAGGCGCTGAACCTCTCACGCGCCGAGGTGCACGGGGTCATCAGCTACTACCACCACTTTCGCACCGAGGCGCCCAAGGGCGCCGTGGTGCAGGTCTGCCGGGCCGAGGCTTGCCAGTCCTGCGGCTCCGAAGCGCTGTGGGAGCACGCCAGCAAGCAGGCCAAGGGCCAGAACGTGACGCTGGAGTCCGTCTACTGCCTGGGCCTGTGCGCCACGGCCCCGTCCATGAGCATCAACGACAAGCCCTATGCCCGCGTGAGCCACGCCAGGTTCGACCACCTGCTGGCGCAGCTGAAGGAGGCTGCATGA
- a CDS encoding DUF805 domain-containing protein, which yields MSWFFLALQKYAVFSGRSRRSEYWYFMLFYLLIFVALVFLDNGLGTYNRKSDVGLFSTLYALLMLLPSFAVAARRLHDMGKSGWWQLIAIIPFIGGLVLIAFLIRDSQAGQNKYGPNPKAAA from the coding sequence ATGAGCTGGTTTTTTCTGGCCTTGCAAAAATACGCCGTCTTCAGCGGCCGCTCGCGTCGTAGCGAGTACTGGTATTTCATGCTGTTTTATCTGCTGATCTTCGTGGCCCTGGTCTTTCTGGATAACGGCCTGGGCACCTACAACCGCAAATCAGACGTTGGTCTGTTCAGCACCCTCTATGCCTTGCTGATGCTCCTGCCCAGCTTTGCCGTGGCGGCCAGGCGCCTGCATGACATGGGCAAATCGGGCTGGTGGCAGTTGATCGCGATCATCCCGTTCATCGGTGGGCTGGTCTTGATCGCCTTTCTCATACGAGACAGCCAGGCTGGCCAGAACAAGTACGGACCCAATCCGAAAGCCGCAGCTTGA
- a CDS encoding Hsp70 family protein — protein MTLPGTLGIDFGTSNSAMAWAAPGGTARLIPLEGAATAMPTAVFYNHEDHSTHFGRDAVTHYLEGTEGRLMRSLKSLLGSPLLLETTVINNQQVSFQDIIATFLATLRERATLALGAAPTRVVMGRPVHFVDDDPERDALAQASLQQAAQAVGFTDVSFQLEPIAAALDYERRLSKESTVLVVDLGGGTSDFTVVRLGPERMKKVDRTSDVLATTGVHIGGTDFDHKLSLEQVMPLLGYRHIGPEGREVPSRIFFDLSTWHLIHWLYQPRAIAQAQALWTNYADITLHQRLMRVLTERYGHRIAHEVELAKIRCSQTDADTTLDLSYVAAALAAPMTVAAMQAQLHSLLERTVACARDCVHKAGVADGALDAIYLTGGSSALRPFQRALQAEFAGVPLVEGDLFGGVASGLVYSGG, from the coding sequence ATGACCCTCCCCGGCACCCTCGGCATCGATTTCGGCACTTCCAACTCCGCCATGGCCTGGGCCGCGCCCGGGGGCACGGCGCGCCTGATCCCGCTGGAAGGCGCGGCCACGGCCATGCCCACGGCGGTGTTCTACAACCACGAAGACCACAGCACCCACTTCGGCCGCGACGCGGTGACGCACTACCTGGAAGGCACGGAGGGGCGGCTGATGCGCTCGCTCAAGAGCCTGCTGGGCAGCCCGCTGCTGCTGGAGACCACGGTCATCAACAACCAGCAGGTGAGCTTTCAGGACATCATCGCCACCTTCCTGGCCACGCTGCGCGAGCGCGCCACCCTGGCGCTGGGCGCGGCACCCACGCGCGTGGTGATGGGGCGGCCCGTGCACTTCGTGGACGACGACCCTGAACGCGACGCGCTGGCCCAGGCTTCGCTGCAACAGGCGGCGCAGGCGGTGGGTTTCACGGACGTGAGCTTCCAGCTGGAGCCGATTGCCGCAGCGCTGGACTACGAGCGCCGCCTGAGCAAAGAGAGCACGGTGCTGGTGGTGGACCTGGGCGGCGGCACCTCGGACTTCACCGTGGTGCGGCTGGGGCCCGAGCGCATGAAAAAGGTGGACCGCACGAGTGACGTGCTGGCCACCACGGGCGTGCACATCGGCGGCACGGACTTCGACCACAAGCTCAGCCTGGAGCAGGTGATGCCCCTGCTGGGTTACCGCCACATCGGCCCCGAGGGGCGCGAGGTGCCCAGCCGCATCTTCTTCGACCTCTCCACCTGGCACCTGATCCACTGGCTCTACCAGCCGCGTGCCATTGCGCAGGCGCAGGCCCTGTGGACCAACTATGCGGACATCACCCTGCACCAGCGCCTGATGCGCGTGCTGACGGAGCGTTACGGCCACCGCATCGCCCACGAGGTGGAGTTGGCCAAGATCCGCTGCTCGCAGACGGATGCGGACACGACGCTGGACCTGTCTTACGTGGCAGCCGCCCTGGCCGCCCCCATGACAGTGGCCGCCATGCAAGCGCAGCTGCACAGCCTGCTGGAGCGCACCGTGGCCTGCGCGCGCGACTGCGTGCACAAGGCCGGCGTAGCCGACGGAGCGCTGGACGCCATCTACCTCACCGGCGGCTCCTCGGCCCTGCGGCCTTTCCAGCGCGCGCTGCAGGCGGAGTTTGCGGGCGTGCCGCTGGTGGAGGGGGACCTCTTCGGCGGGGTGGCGTCGGGGCTGGTCTACAGCGGCGGCTGA
- a CDS encoding flavin-dependent oxidoreductase: MTSQNQDLAPVLIAGGGIGGLTLALTLHQIGVPCQVFEAVPEMLPLGVGINLQPNAVRELYELGIGAEQLDAIGIQAKEWALVGRNGNDVYSEPRGLLAGYKWPQYSVHRGQLQMLLLAEVQRRLGPGAVQLGQRVTGYRNDAQGVTAFIETRKGERREVQGSLLIAADGLHSAVRAQMHPTQPPIQWGGAIMWRGTTPGVAHRTGASFVGVGSLRHRVVVYPISPPDPATGLSTINWIAEITVDNQGGWTQGDWNRRVKLEEFIHHFEGWNYDWLDVPAMLRGAKEVFEYPMIDRDPVPTWVDGRVALLGDAAHVMYPVGSAGASQAIVDTRVLGAAMVQHGVNAQALQAYDQKLCKDISALVLRNRGSGPFAILGLVEERCGGVFDNIDDVIPKAEREEFMARYKQAAGFAMEALNAAAPIIAVGARVGRG; the protein is encoded by the coding sequence ATGACTTCCCAGAACCAAGACCTAGCCCCCGTCCTCATCGCCGGCGGCGGCATCGGCGGCCTCACGCTGGCCCTCACCCTGCACCAGATCGGCGTGCCCTGCCAGGTGTTTGAAGCCGTGCCTGAAATGTTGCCCCTGGGCGTGGGCATCAACCTGCAGCCCAATGCCGTGCGCGAACTGTACGAGCTGGGCATAGGCGCCGAGCAGCTGGATGCCATCGGCATCCAGGCCAAGGAATGGGCCCTGGTGGGCCGCAACGGCAACGACGTGTATTCAGAGCCGCGCGGCCTGCTGGCCGGTTACAAGTGGCCGCAGTATTCGGTGCACCGCGGCCAGCTGCAGATGCTGTTGCTGGCTGAAGTGCAACGCCGCCTGGGGCCGGGCGCCGTGCAGCTGGGCCAGCGTGTCACCGGTTACCGCAACGACGCGCAGGGTGTCACCGCCTTCATCGAGACCCGCAAGGGCGAACGCCGCGAAGTGCAGGGTAGTCTGCTGATTGCCGCCGACGGCCTGCACTCCGCCGTGCGCGCGCAGATGCACCCCACGCAGCCGCCCATCCAGTGGGGCGGCGCCATCATGTGGCGCGGCACCACGCCGGGGGTGGCGCACCGCACCGGCGCCTCCTTCGTGGGCGTGGGCTCACTGCGCCACCGTGTGGTGGTCTACCCCATCTCCCCGCCGGACCCGGCCACCGGCCTGTCCACCATCAACTGGATCGCCGAGATCACCGTGGACAACCAGGGCGGCTGGACCCAGGGCGACTGGAACCGCCGCGTGAAGCTGGAAGAGTTCATCCACCACTTCGAGGGCTGGAACTACGACTGGCTCGACGTGCCCGCCATGCTGCGCGGTGCGAAAGAAGTGTTCGAGTACCCCATGATCGACCGCGACCCCGTGCCCACCTGGGTGGACGGCCGCGTGGCCCTGCTGGGTGACGCCGCCCACGTGATGTACCCCGTGGGCTCGGCCGGCGCCAGCCAGGCCATCGTCGACACACGCGTGCTGGGCGCGGCCATGGTGCAGCACGGCGTGAACGCGCAGGCGCTGCAGGCCTACGACCAGAAGCTGTGCAAGGACATCTCGGCCCTGGTGCTGCGCAACCGCGGCTCCGGCCCCTTCGCCATCCTGGGCCTGGTGGAAGAGCGCTGCGGCGGCGTCTTCGACAACATCGACGATGTGATCCCCAAGGCCGAGCGCGAGGAGTTCATGGCGCGCTACAAGCAGGCGGCAGGGTTTGCGATGGAGGCCTTGAATGCGGCGGCGCCGATTATTGCGGTGGGGGCGAGGGTGGGGCGGGGCTGA
- the rsgA gene encoding ribosome small subunit-dependent GTPase A, which translates to MPAELTGKFLHLAESSAELPCVGDWVCAHYLDGASHAIIHHLLPRRSFLRRKAAGRDVEFQMIAANIDVAFIVQACHFDFNARRLERYLVMVRDGHIQPVVLLTKTDLVSPQELEQLIARIREMGVDADIVCVSNVTGAGVDQVRELMVPGKTYCLLGSSGVGKTTLINRLQGDDTLETREVSHTGEGRHTTTRRHLVVLGQGALLIDMPGMRELGLLGAGEGLNETYVDIDTLATGCRYPDCTHGSEPGCAVRAAIERQELSEEHLRNYQKLRKESEFHELSSLERRKKDRAFGRFVHTYKKQQD; encoded by the coding sequence GTGCCTGCCGAGCTGACCGGCAAGTTCCTCCACCTCGCGGAGTCGTCCGCCGAATTGCCCTGTGTGGGCGACTGGGTGTGCGCGCACTACCTGGACGGCGCCAGCCACGCGATCATTCACCACCTCTTGCCGCGCCGCTCCTTCCTGCGGCGCAAGGCCGCCGGCCGCGATGTCGAGTTCCAGATGATTGCTGCCAACATCGACGTGGCCTTCATCGTGCAGGCCTGCCACTTCGACTTCAACGCCCGCCGCCTGGAACGCTACCTGGTCATGGTGCGCGACGGCCATATCCAGCCCGTGGTGCTGCTGACCAAGACCGATCTGGTGAGCCCGCAGGAACTGGAGCAGCTGATCGCCCGCATCCGGGAGATGGGCGTGGACGCCGACATCGTCTGCGTCAGCAACGTCACGGGTGCGGGTGTGGACCAGGTGCGCGAACTCATGGTGCCGGGCAAGACCTATTGCCTGCTCGGTTCTTCCGGTGTCGGCAAGACCACACTCATCAACCGCCTGCAGGGCGACGACACGCTGGAAACCCGCGAGGTCAGCCACACCGGGGAGGGGCGCCACACCACCACGCGCCGCCACCTGGTCGTGCTGGGGCAGGGCGCGCTGCTGATCGACATGCCGGGCATGCGCGAGCTGGGCCTGCTGGGCGCAGGCGAGGGCCTCAACGAAACCTATGTCGACATCGACACCCTGGCGACCGGCTGCCGCTACCCGGATTGCACCCATGGCAGCGAACCGGGCTGCGCGGTGCGGGCCGCGATCGAGCGCCAGGAACTCAGCGAAGAACACCTGCGCAACTACCAGAAGCTGCGCAAGGAATCCGAGTTTCACGAACTTTCCAGCCTGGAGCGGCGCAAGAAAGACCGGGCCTTCGGTCGTTTTGTTCACACCTACAAGAAGCAGCAGGACTGA
- a CDS encoding sensor domain-containing diguanylate cyclase, with product MELHPHKDEAQGAHLLLKPAGPQEIRFAWIMVLLSAGLFLLALPYSALQFQRHPVFVPVYVTALIISDLITAVMLYGQYYVLRSRALLILAAAYLFTTLATLGFALLFPGLLAPMGLFGAGPQSTPAMYMFWHAGFPLAVMAYAGAKRRPAALPPAAAPGPARYPILASVAIVLALAAGGLAVAVLGHDELPVVLDGDRVTVAGHRWLFGTWLLSVLALAVLWRSKPHTALDAWLLVVMCVWIFDVALAAVLNTGRYDLGWYAGRAYGLLAACFLLIVLLSEHARSYARLVQVSAELRSANDLLWQISMQDGMTQLANRRAFDKYLQEQNAINARHGRSLGLVLVDVDHFKAYNDLYGHQAGDDCLKRVAAALRSCCRRPSDLAARYGGEEFALILPDTDQLGALYVAETLRNTVLRYQLPHAECSTGPFVSVSVGVALARPGSLTAVEPLLAAADAALYLAKSRGRNQVVYADAATPGPREAPTAPAPLNLSRA from the coding sequence ATGGAGCTGCACCCGCATAAGGACGAGGCGCAAGGCGCGCACCTCCTCCTCAAGCCCGCCGGGCCCCAGGAGATCCGCTTTGCCTGGATCATGGTGCTGCTCTCGGCCGGTTTGTTCCTGCTGGCCTTGCCTTACTCCGCGCTCCAGTTCCAGCGCCACCCCGTGTTCGTGCCGGTCTACGTGACGGCGCTGATCATCAGCGACCTGATCACCGCCGTCATGCTCTACGGCCAGTACTACGTCCTGCGCTCGCGGGCCTTGCTCATCCTCGCCGCCGCCTATCTCTTCACGACCCTGGCCACCCTGGGTTTTGCCCTGCTCTTCCCCGGTCTGCTGGCGCCCATGGGCCTGTTCGGGGCCGGGCCGCAAAGCACGCCGGCCATGTACATGTTCTGGCACGCGGGTTTTCCGCTGGCCGTCATGGCCTATGCCGGGGCCAAACGTCGCCCGGCAGCACTGCCGCCCGCGGCGGCGCCTGGCCCTGCGCGCTATCCCATCCTGGCATCGGTGGCCATCGTGCTGGCCCTGGCGGCCGGCGGCCTCGCGGTGGCGGTCCTGGGGCACGATGAACTGCCCGTGGTGCTGGACGGCGACCGCGTCACCGTCGCCGGCCACCGCTGGCTGTTCGGTACCTGGCTGCTGAGCGTGCTGGCGCTGGCCGTGCTCTGGCGCAGCAAACCCCATACCGCCCTGGACGCCTGGCTGCTGGTGGTCATGTGCGTCTGGATCTTCGACGTGGCGCTGGCCGCCGTGCTCAACACCGGCCGCTACGACCTGGGCTGGTACGCCGGCCGCGCCTATGGTCTGCTGGCCGCCTGTTTCCTGCTCATCGTGCTGCTCAGCGAACACGCGCGCAGTTATGCACGCCTGGTGCAGGTCTCGGCCGAGCTGCGCAGCGCCAACGACCTGCTCTGGCAGATCTCCATGCAGGACGGCATGACCCAGCTGGCCAACCGCCGCGCCTTCGACAAATACCTGCAGGAGCAGAACGCCATCAATGCACGCCATGGCCGTAGCCTGGGCCTGGTGCTGGTCGACGTCGACCACTTCAAGGCCTACAACGACCTCTATGGCCACCAGGCGGGGGACGACTGCCTCAAGCGGGTGGCCGCCGCCTTGCGCTCCTGCTGCCGCCGGCCCTCCGACCTGGCCGCGCGTTACGGCGGCGAAGAGTTCGCCCTCATCCTGCCCGACACCGACCAGCTCGGCGCCCTGTACGTGGCCGAAACCCTGCGCAACACCGTGCTGCGCTACCAGCTGCCCCATGCCGAGTGCAGCACCGGGCCATTTGTCAGCGTGAGCGTGGGTGTTGCGCTGGCCAGGCCCGGCAGCCTCACCGCCGTGGAACCCCTGCTGGCCGCGGCCGACGCCGCCCTCTACCTGGCCAAGAGCCGCGGCCGCAACCAGGTGGTCTACGCCGACGCCGCCACCCCCGGCCCGCGCGAGGCACCCACGGCGCCGGCGCCGCTGAACCTGTCCCGGGCCTAG